The Callospermophilus lateralis isolate mCalLat2 chromosome 3, mCalLat2.hap1, whole genome shotgun sequence genome has a segment encoding these proteins:
- the Tmem202 gene encoding transmembrane protein 202 — protein sequence MDRREQLTLTFYIPNVPTVKGDRKYQKPTLPTDKQLSSSQKRQLYINQTRIYIRMFCGSLCGFSLLMVISTSPLNWVQFLVTRSGMEFYAGLWTLCNHELCWDNTPKPPYYLQYSRIFYIISILTILVTLTILLNSCLPEKENVTRNFDLKVSMLSFISAIFLFLCLYMFLAQIHWHTRNVMESSFLWSYHMNWWCDFLYMCSGILSFLNYITFKSVPVGLNATVTPVERSRLGFGPTTTIWPAEDEM from the exons ATGGACAGGAGGGAACAGTTAACCTTGACCTTCTACATTCCTAATGTCCCCACAGTGAAGGGGGACCGGAAATACCAAAAG CCCACCCTCCCTACAGACAAACAACTGAGTTCCTCCCAGAAGCGGCAGCTATATATCAATCAGACTCGGATCTACATTCGAATGTTCTGTGGCAGTCTCTGTGGCTTTAGCCTCCTGATGGTGATCTCCACATCCCCACTGAACTGGGTGCAGTTTCTGGTGACCAGGAGTGGCATGGAATTCTACGCAGGACTCTGGACCTTATGCAACCATGAGCTGTGCTGGGACAACACACCCAAGCCACCCT ATTATCTCCAATATTCCAGAATCTTCTACATCATCTCTATTCTCACCATACTTGTTACCCTCACCATACTTCTCAACTCTTGCCTTCCTGAAAAAGAAAACGTGACCAGGAACTTCGATCTGAAGGTATCCATGCTCAGCTTCATCTCAG CCATCTTCTTGTTCCTCTGCCTCTACATGTTCCTGGCACAGATTCACTGGCATACTAGGAATGTCATGGAGTCATCTTTCCTATGGTCCTATCATATGAACTGGTGGTGTGACttcttatacatgtgttctg ggaTCCTTTCTTTTCTCAATTACATAACTTTCAAATCTGTTCCCGTTGGTCTAAATGCCACTGTTACTCCAGTGGAGAGGTCAAGATTGGGGTTTGGTCCAACAACAACAATATGGCCTGCTGAAGATGAAATGTAA